One window of Novipirellula aureliae genomic DNA carries:
- a CDS encoding OmpA/MotB family protein gives MRRSIRPANITPIRSFPLTGVKSFVGIASIFVGSLLVGCNQNPYLANTNGASPWQTPQTAAVQPSDARIAELSRRVQLLDDNNRQLHTQLAQSEQQAQVYREELGLVRKQLSDTTRQFESTAIAAKQAESQVRGYQASTQMRGGATIRPNTDLAQLAGRLNLGGIPVEKNGDVIRIVVPADQLFQPGTTQLLPQAASTIDPIAAQLRAIFPNQRIGVEGYTDDSPLYGGQVATSHQLAAGQSAAVLELLTRRAGMPAQQLFTVAQGANNPRQPNTSAAGRAANRRIELVIYPETF, from the coding sequence ATGCGACGATCCATCCGTCCCGCGAACATCACGCCAATCCGCAGCTTCCCGCTGACGGGGGTGAAGTCGTTCGTTGGCATTGCATCGATCTTCGTCGGCTCGTTGCTCGTTGGCTGCAACCAAAATCCGTACTTAGCCAACACGAATGGTGCCAGTCCTTGGCAGACGCCGCAAACCGCTGCGGTTCAACCTTCCGATGCTCGCATCGCAGAGCTGAGTCGGCGTGTGCAATTGCTAGACGACAATAATCGTCAATTGCACACTCAATTGGCACAAAGCGAACAACAAGCTCAAGTTTATCGAGAAGAATTAGGGCTGGTCCGAAAGCAGTTATCCGACACGACACGCCAATTCGAGTCAACGGCGATCGCAGCCAAGCAAGCTGAAAGCCAGGTTCGCGGTTATCAGGCGTCGACCCAGATGCGTGGTGGCGCAACCATTCGGCCAAACACGGACTTAGCACAATTGGCCGGTCGGTTAAATCTGGGGGGGATCCCGGTCGAAAAAAATGGTGACGTGATTCGCATCGTCGTACCCGCCGACCAATTGTTCCAACCTGGAACGACCCAATTATTGCCGCAAGCTGCATCGACGATCGACCCGATTGCCGCACAACTTCGCGCGATCTTTCCAAACCAACGCATTGGAGTGGAAGGTTATACCGACGATTCGCCGCTGTACGGAGGCCAAGTTGCAACGAGTCACCAATTGGCTGCGGGTCAGTCTGCTGCGGTCTTGGAACTGCTAACACGGCGAGCAGGGATGCCAGCCCAGCAGTTATTCACGGTCGCACAAGGCGCCAACAATCCTCGCCAACCAAACACCTCTGCCGCGGGCCGCGCCGCCAACCGCCGCATCGAGTTGGTGATCTATCCCGAAACGTTTTGA
- a CDS encoding class I SAM-dependent methyltransferase has product MSTHAARFRSRNYWNCAAAVFQEWLREPTQVASVVPSSPVLLNQIVDRDCIKTASSIIDLGPGTGGTTEAILDRANDTCRVLAIEKTEGFIEPLRSIDDARLTIEHGDVIELERILLAHDVRSPDVILSGIPFSSLSPDAAASIMQSIHRVLASDGTFIAYQLRNDVARYAEKHFGTPESTEMVWLNIPPLTIYTWRKNGPY; this is encoded by the coding sequence ATGTCCACCCATGCTGCTCGTTTTCGTAGCCGGAACTACTGGAATTGCGCTGCTGCGGTTTTCCAAGAATGGTTACGTGAACCGACTCAAGTCGCATCGGTCGTCCCCAGTTCACCGGTTTTGCTGAATCAAATTGTCGACCGCGATTGTATCAAGACCGCGTCATCGATCATCGATCTTGGTCCAGGCACGGGGGGGACGACCGAAGCGATTTTGGATCGCGCAAACGATACATGCCGCGTATTGGCCATCGAAAAGACGGAAGGTTTTATCGAACCGCTTCGTTCGATTGACGACGCACGGTTGACGATCGAGCATGGAGATGTGATCGAACTCGAGCGAATCTTGTTGGCTCACGACGTCCGTTCACCCGACGTGATCCTCTCGGGCATCCCTTTCTCATCGCTCTCCCCCGATGCCGCTGCTTCGATCATGCAATCGATTCACCGCGTACTTGCCAGCGACGGGACCTTCATCGCCTATCAATTACGAAACGACGTAGCCCGCTACGCTGAGAAGCATTTCGGAACCCCCGAATCGACTGAAATGGTTTGGTTAAACATCCCACCGCTAACGATCTACACATGGCGAAAAAACGGCCCCTATTGA